A section of the Thermotoga caldifontis AZM44c09 genome encodes:
- a CDS encoding energy-coupling factor ABC transporter ATP-binding protein, translating into MLNAELRLIDVTFGYEDGKKLFDRLNVRVRSGQLLLVQGPNGSGKSTLLKLIAGLLKPQSGSILLDEIPVSDVGFSRIGYVMQRAEDQFFCETVFDEIAFSARNFGLDRIAERVKEAVYSVGLTEDVLSKSPFQLSDGEARRVAIACALVHEPLLILFDEPLIGLDRAGKEIVRQILKDQKGRGKILVVTSHRFGSLFELADVVLRL; encoded by the coding sequence ATGTTGAATGCTGAGCTGAGATTGATCGATGTAACGTTCGGATACGAAGATGGTAAAAAGCTTTTCGACCGGTTGAACGTTCGAGTCAGAAGCGGTCAGCTTCTGCTCGTTCAGGGTCCGAACGGAAGCGGCAAGTCCACCTTACTGAAGCTCATCGCTGGACTTCTCAAACCTCAATCCGGCTCGATACTGTTGGATGAGATTCCCGTGAGCGATGTTGGCTTCAGCAGAATCGGTTATGTCATGCAGAGGGCTGAGGATCAATTCTTTTGCGAAACAGTTTTCGATGAAATCGCTTTCTCCGCCAGGAATTTCGGTCTGGATAGGATCGCCGAGCGAGTGAAGGAAGCAGTCTACTCGGTGGGTTTAACGGAAGATGTCCTCAGCAAAAGCCCGTTTCAACTTTCAGACGGAGAAGCGAGACGCGTTGCGATAGCGTGTGCTTTAGTACACGAACCGTTGCTTATACTGTTCGATGAACCGTTGATAGGTCTGGACAGAGCTGGGAAAGAAATTGTACGCCAGATTTTGAAGGATCAAAAGGGAAGAGGAAAAATCCTGGTCGTGACGAGTCATCGCTTTGGTAGTCTTTTCGAACTGGCCGACGTAGTATTGAGACTTTGA